Proteins from a single region of Streptomyces sp. Tu 3180:
- a CDS encoding AraC family transcriptional regulator, giving the protein MDALTGLLEGPRARGAFMIRACFDPPWAIRVEDEAPLTVMLPVRGEAWVLPDRGERLRLRPGDLAVARGPDPYTCADAPGTAPQALILPGGECHYPDGRPLNGVMDLGVRTWGDRPDGGTVLLIGTYRMRGEIGGRLLDALPPLLSLTADVWDCPLTPLLTEEIVRDAPGQEVVLDRLLDLLVIAALRAWFARPQAQPPAWYRAQADPVVGPVLRLLQDDPAHPWTVAALAAKAGVSRAALARRFTDLVGEPPMTYLTGWRLALAADRLRDTDDTIGAIARRVGYGSAFSLSTAFKRTYGVSPQDWRTA; this is encoded by the coding sequence ATGGACGCTCTCACCGGCCTGCTGGAGGGCCCCCGCGCCCGCGGCGCGTTCATGATCAGGGCGTGCTTCGACCCGCCGTGGGCGATCCGCGTCGAGGACGAGGCCCCGCTGACGGTGATGCTGCCGGTCCGCGGCGAGGCGTGGGTCCTGCCGGACCGGGGCGAGCGGCTGCGGCTGCGCCCCGGCGACCTCGCCGTCGCGCGCGGCCCGGACCCGTACACCTGCGCCGACGCCCCCGGCACGGCGCCCCAGGCGCTGATCCTGCCGGGCGGGGAGTGCCACTACCCCGACGGCCGCCCCCTCAACGGCGTCATGGACCTCGGCGTCCGCACCTGGGGCGACCGGCCGGACGGCGGGACGGTGCTGCTGATCGGCACGTACCGGATGCGGGGCGAGATCGGCGGCCGGCTGCTGGACGCCCTGCCGCCGCTGCTCTCCCTCACCGCCGACGTGTGGGACTGTCCGCTCACCCCGCTCCTCACGGAGGAGATCGTGCGCGACGCACCGGGGCAGGAGGTCGTCCTGGACCGGCTGCTCGACCTGCTGGTCATCGCCGCCCTGCGGGCCTGGTTCGCCCGGCCGCAGGCGCAGCCGCCCGCCTGGTACCGGGCGCAGGCGGACCCGGTCGTCGGCCCCGTGCTGCGCCTGCTCCAGGACGACCCCGCGCACCCCTGGACGGTCGCCGCGCTCGCCGCGAAGGCCGGCGTCTCGCGCGCCGCCCTGGCCCGCCGCTTCACGGACCTCGTCGGCGAGCCCCCGATGACGTACCTCACCGGCTGGCGCCTCGCCCTCGCCGCGGACCGGCTGCGCGACACCGACGACACGATCGGCGCCATCGCCCGCCGGGTCGGCTACGGCAGCGCGTTCTCCCTGTCGACGGCCTTCAAGCGGACGTACGGGGTCAGCCCGCAGGACTGGCGGACGGCGTAG
- a CDS encoding NmrA family transcriptional regulator, producing the protein MTQDTGNTTVVVTGARGRTGSRVARAARAAGLTVRAASRATGFDWGDRSTWADTLRGADAAYLVHPSDVGAPGAAEAVGDLAREALALGVRRLVLLSARGEDQALPTEEALHASGADRTVVRAAWFAQNFSEGPLAEELRRSGELVFPAGEVPEPFVDLRDVADVVVAALTDGERYAGRTLTVTGPRLLTWREAVAEIAAAAGRPLTYRAVPAHDYGEALLALGVEREEAGFLTGLFEDLLDGRNAHLEDGVRRVLGREPRDFADFVREEAAAGTWKG; encoded by the coding sequence ATGACACAGGACACCGGGAACACGACGGTCGTGGTGACGGGCGCGCGGGGGCGTACGGGCAGCCGGGTGGCGCGGGCCGCCCGGGCGGCGGGGCTCACCGTGCGGGCGGCGTCGCGGGCGACCGGATTCGACTGGGGGGACCGTTCGACCTGGGCGGACACCCTGCGCGGCGCCGACGCGGCGTATCTCGTCCATCCCTCGGACGTGGGCGCCCCCGGCGCCGCCGAGGCGGTCGGCGACCTCGCCCGCGAGGCGCTCGCCCTCGGCGTGCGGCGGCTGGTGCTGCTGTCCGCCCGGGGCGAGGACCAGGCGCTGCCCACCGAGGAGGCGCTGCACGCGTCCGGCGCGGACCGGACGGTCGTGCGGGCCGCCTGGTTCGCGCAGAACTTCAGCGAGGGACCGCTGGCGGAGGAGCTGCGCCGGAGCGGGGAGCTGGTGTTCCCGGCCGGTGAGGTGCCCGAGCCGTTCGTGGACCTGCGGGACGTCGCGGACGTGGTGGTGGCCGCGCTGACGGACGGGGAGCGGTACGCGGGGCGGACGCTCACGGTGACGGGGCCCCGGCTGCTCACCTGGCGGGAGGCGGTGGCGGAGATCGCCGCGGCGGCGGGACGCCCGCTGACGTACCGGGCGGTGCCGGCGCACGACTACGGCGAGGCGCTGCTCGCCCTCGGGGTGGAGCGGGAGGAGGCCGGCTTCCTCACCGGGTTGTTCGAGGACCTGCTCGACGGCCGCAACGCGCACCTGGAGGACGGGGTGCGGCGGGTGCTGGGGCGGGAGCCGCGGGACTTCGCCGACTTCGTGCGGGAGGAGGCGGCGGCCGGCACCTGGAAGGGGTGA